From the genome of Thermosynechococcus sp. NK55a:
GCTATGAATTCCTTTACCCCCGCGGTTGGGTACAGGTACAGGCCAAGGATCCGGTGGATGTGGTTTTTCACGACATTATTGAGACGACGGAAAACGTCAGCGTGGTGGTCAATCCCGTGTCTAGTACGAAATCCCTTGAGGAATTGGGGTCGCCTGAGGAGGTGGGCGATCGCCTGCTGCGCAATATCATTGCTCCCAGTGAAAGTGGCCGCAGTTCTGCCTTAATTGCCGCCACCTCCCAAAAGGCTGATGATAAGACCTACTACATTCTGGAGTATGCGGTCACTCTACCGGGGGATGGCAACAATGCTCAGCAGCGGCACAATTTGTCGAGTATTGCCGTAAGTCGAGGTAAGGTCTATACCCTCAGTGTGTCAGCGCCTGAAGAGCGCTGGCCAAAAGTGGAAGACCAATTTAAGACCATCGTGTCCTCGTTTAGCGTATATTAAAGAAAGAATTGGGGAGTTAGCTCAGTTGGTAGAGCGTCGCGATCGCACCGCGAAGGTCAGGGATTCGAGTTCCCTACTCTCCATGGTACTACCCCCGCTGCCGTAGTTTGTTAAAGACTGGCGGCGATCGCAACTCATTACCCACCTACCCCAATTTCCTGGCACTTCGTTTCAATCCGCAATCGCCTTCACTGCGACTGCTGCTGACCCGCTCTGCCGAATCTCCTCTGGAGGTCATTGCCCCATTGTCAGTGACAGCACTGGGCAACATCGTGCGAAACATTAACATCGTGCACAACATTGTGGGGCGAGAACAAGATATCTGCGCTTTGATTTAACTTTGCTCTGAACGAAGTCCTTGAGTTGGAAACATAACGGGAATATTGGGATTGACCCATACTTGACAGTTGAGTTCGCTGCTGGGTGGGAAAAAAGGAATCGGGTTGCCTGCGGCATCGGTGACTTCTGGCAGGTATTCAACGGTTAGGGCATCAAATTGACAGGTGTAGGCACCATAAATGACTTGTTGGCGATCGCGCAGGATCAACTGATAGCCAAAGCTGCGACTGGCATGGCCCAACTGATTAATCAGGGCAAAACGCCGTAAATAGGGCAAGCGTCCCCAAGCGGCGGGGGAGACAAAGGCTTCAATTCTGCCCCCCGGTGCTGTCATGGCTGGAAAGGCTTGCCAGCGTTGAATCACCTGGTCACCAAACTGCTGCACGGCCCACCAGAGGCTGGGTACTGTTAAGCCCACTGCCGAGGGAGACTCGCTAACCACAACTTGCTTTTCATTGACAGGCAGCGCGATCGCCGCCGCCACCGCTAGGGGTAAGTCCTCTGTAGAGGGATTGGCAGTCGTTCTAAGGGGATGGAATCCTAATAGAGCGATCGCTCCCACGGCACTCAACCATCGGCCCCAGGCCTTAGGAGGGGATAGGGTTCTCATTGGCCTTGAGTCAAGAAGGAACTTACCCCTATGTTACAAATGCAGCCATGCCTTCAATACATCCAGGAGGCTATTGCCGCCCCATGCAAGGGCAATCAAAATTGATGTGGTGACTGCTAGACCAATCAAAGAGATAACCACCCCTGCCAGGCTAATCAAACCATCGTCATCCAAAAGACCAAAGCCGATTGTAAAAATGCCCATGGCGGGAATGGTGTTGGTGCCGGGAATAGGCAAAATCATCGAGATCGCCATCAGCGATACAGTAACCCCCAAGCCCAAACGTCCGCCTCGGGTCGTGCAAATGAAGCGCCAGCGGGGACGGGAGATCAATTCAATCCGTCGCAGCCAAGGCAAAGCTGTGCGCACAATCTTCTGCATCTGGGAGCGCGGCATCGTGCGCTTGAGCAGCCACGGCGGCAGCCAAGGGACTGAGGCACCCACAAGCAATTGCCAACCCAACAGTAACAGCACAATGCCAAAGGGTGTGGCGTAACCGGGGGCTGGAATGGGCAGCGCCGATGGCAACGAAAGAACGGCCAGCAAAAAGCCAAAGGTTCGCTCCCCCGCCAACTGAACAATCTCTGCCAAGGACACCAGTGGTTGCGTTAAAACCTCTCCATGCCTAGGGCTGGGCACAGGACTCAAAAAGGCATATTCCAGGTCTGTGGACAATTTTGCCATGAAAAATTACAGGAAGTGGAAATGTTCCCACTGCTAGGATACGATAAATTGATCGTGAGTTTATGCTCAACACAGTTGACGGCAATTCCAAAGCCGCGATCAACCGGAATCCATGGCAACCCCATCTGACTTACCGACAGAGTTGCACCTGATTAATCCCCGGCGATCGCTAGGGCAGGTTTATCTCGACTGGACACCCCAACCCGGTTGCCATGTGGATCACGAAGGGGAAACCTATACAGTGTTAGAACGCCGTCATCGCTACCGGTTTCGTGGTGGACGCTATCAACTGGAAAAAATTGCCCTCTATGTGCAGCCCAGTGACACCCTTAGCGATCGCCATCTCGTGAATGGACAGTGGGTGATTGGGGATCCCTCCTGCCGCTGGAATGCCCTTTCACCCTTGTTGCGCTGTGCTGTGAACCCTCAGGGCTCCTGCCAAGCGTGTCGAGATTACCAGCCTCGAGAACCTTAGCATTTCCTTTCTCAGCTCAAAAATCCCCGCCAGGGCAGGGGAGGGTCTGGGTTGTTTGAATTGAACTCGGTACCGGCCAGCTACTGCCCTGGGGAGGTCAGGTAGGACGTTGCCGGTAGGACAACTTTCACCGGTTGAACGTGCCAGATGTCTTGGCAGTACTCGCGAATGGCGCGATCGCTAGAAAATTTCCCCATCCGTGCCACATTGAGAATTGACATTTTTGCCCATTGGGCTTGATCTTGTTGATAGACCTGAAGGACCCGTTGGTGGCAGTCCACATAGCTTTGGTAGTCTGCCAAGAGGCAATAGCGATCGTTTTGCCAGAGGTGCTGAACCAGGGGCCGAAAGAGTTCCGTATCGCCATGGGAAAAGTACCCCGAGGCAATGAGGTCGAGCACCCGCTTCAGCCTTGGGTTGCTATTGGCAAACTCCCAGGGGCGATAGCCGTTGCGCCACAATTCCTGCAATTGCTCTACCGTGTGACCAAAGAGGAAGAAGTTTTCAGCCCCCACCTCTTCGCGAATTTCCACGTTGGCGCCGTCGAGGGTGCCAATCGTCAACGCCCCATTGAGGGCAAATTTCATATTCCCTGTGCCTGAGGCTTCGTAGCCGGCTGTTGAAATTTGCTGGGAAAGATCCGCTGCTGGATAGACCTGCTGCCCTAGCGTTACGCTGTAGTTGGGCAAAAAGACGACCCTTAGGCGATCGCGCACCGCTGGATCACGGTTAATCACCTCAGCCACGGAGTTAATGAGCTTAATGATTAACTTGGCCATATAGTAGCCTGGGGCCGCCTTGCCGCCAAAAATAAACGTTTGGGGCACCATCTCCAGTTGGGGGTTGTCCTTCAACATCTGGTAAAGCGTGATGACATTGAGGACACACAGGTGCTGGCGTTTATATTCGTGGATGCGCTTCACCAAGATCGAGAAGAGGGAATGGGGATCCACCGTTACCCCTAGGCGATCGCGAATGTATTCCGCAAGGCGTTCCTTGTTCCCATGCTTCACCGATTGCCATTGGGCTGCAAACTCGGCATCCTCTGCCAAGGGTTCCAATTGCCGCAGTTGATCCAAGTGCTTCAGCCAATCTTCGCCAATGCGTTCGGTAATCAGGCGGGTTAATCTCGGATTGCTGAGCACCATCCAGCGCCGGGGGGTGACGCCATTGGTTTTATTGGAGAATTTCTCTGGTGTCAGTTCGTAGAAATCCTTGAGCACCGTTTTTTTCAGGAGTTCTGAGTGCAGTGCTGCCACGCCGTTGATGGCATGACTCCCCACCGCTGCCAAGTGGGCCATGCGCACATAGCGACAGTCACTTTCATCGATAATGGACAGCCGCCGCAGGCGATCGTTATCCCCCGGGTATTGCAGGCGTACCTCATCTAGGAAACGACGGTTGATTTCATAGATGATTTGCAAGTGGCGGGGCAAGAGGGAGCCAAAGAGATCTAGGGGCCATTTTTCCAGTGCCTCGGGCAGGAGGGTGTGGTTGGTGTAGGCAAAGGTTCGGCGGGTAATGTCCCATGCCTGCTCCCAAGGCATGAGATGCTCGTCGACGAACAGGCGCATCAATTCCGCCACTGAAATGGCTGGGTGGGTATCGTTCAACTGAACGGTGAACTTCTCATGGAAGCGGCTCAGATCTTGTTTGCCCGATTGTTTGTAGAGGCGGATCATGTCCTGAAGGGCACAGGAGCAGAAGAAATACTGCTGCATCAGCCGCAGTTCTTTGCCCTGCAACTGCTCGTCATTGGGATAGAGGACCTTCGTGATGTTTTCTGAAGCAATTTTTTGGTTGACAGCGCCGTAGTAATCGCCTGTGTTAAAGGCTTGAAAGTCAAAGGACTCCACCGCCTCTGCCCGCCATAGACGCAGAAGATTGGCGGTATTCACCTTGTAGCCCAAGATGGGGGTGTCATAGGCCACTCCCTGAATCACTTGGTGGGGTTGCCAAACAACCCGATAGCGGCCCTGATCATCGGTATAGCTATAGGTGTAGCCGCCAAACTTCACCTGCAAAATCAATTCCGGTCGGGGAATTTCCCAAGGGTTGCCATAGCGTAACCACTTGTCGGTAATCTCGACTTGCCAACCATCGCGAATTTCTTGGTCAAAGATACCGTACTCATAGCGAATGCCATAGCCAATGGCGGGGATTTCCAATGTAGCGAGAGAATCCATATAGCAGGCGGCCAAGCGTCCCAACCCGCCATTCCCCAACCCCGGCTCCTCCTCCTGATCGAGGAGTTCTTTGAGGTTCAAACCGGTTTGCCGCATGGCTTCTTCAACGGCCTCATAGAGTCCGAGGTTAATTAGGTTATTGCCAAGGTGTGGCCCTAGCAAAAATTCGGCGGAGAGATAGCAAACAGTGCGGCTTTCTTGATCTCGATAGGTTTTTGCAGAATTCAGCCAGCGCAACAGTAGGCGATCGCGCACGGTGTAGGCCAAGGCCAAGTAGTAATCATTTTTCGTCGCCACTTCGGGAAATCGCCCTTGGATAAAGAAGAGATTATCCATAAAGGCGCGCCGCAGGGTTTCAATGCTCGTACCGGTGCGATCGTCTTCCGTGAGCACTGTAGGACAACCGGGCGGAATGAGACTGGTCATTGTGGGAATCCTCGCAAAGAATTAGCGCGATTAGTAGTAGTCAGCCCTTCCCTATCTGTTCTATCGCGATCGCCCGGGATTCCCCCCTAAGTACAGAATCTCTTTACTCGCACTCTTTGCTAGTAAAGGGGGGCAAGCCCTTCCCTAGCCTTCATTCACTGTGGGAAACAGTTGGCAGGTCAGCTCTTCATCGGAGGAGTCAGGGGGAGGACTGCCGCGGGTAGCCTCTGGGGCTTGGGTGTGTTGATAGCGTTGATAGAGCGTACTCAGAAGTTTGATCAGGCGATCGCCCCCACTGGCATAGAGAGGATCCTGGGGCAAACGTGCCAAAGCAGTGGCCATTTGCGTCTGCAAAATCTCTAAATCACCATAGCGGCGGGTCAGCCGTTGCAGCAAATCAATGAGGGTAAACCGCTCTAGGGCTTGGGCATGCACCGGCTTGGTGGTCAACAGAGCGGCCACAAGAAGCTTCATATGCAGAGGGGTACAGTAGCGGGTGACTTCTAATCGCAAATCGTAGAGATCTGCAGTGCTGAGGGTTGGCGCCTCGATGGTCAGTGTAGCCGTCGCAGCTTGGCTGTAAAGGGGGACCAAAATTTGCAGCAGTACGGCTGAGGGAACCTGATAGGCCTGTGCTTTGTTGAGACTATTGACAAGGGCAGTTAGGTGCTGTCCCAAGAGGGTGGGGGTTTTCAGCCGTTCAAGGATTTCGATGAGGACCTGTTGCACGTCGCTCACGGTCCATGGCGGTGCTTGGGTCGGCCACTGATGTTGCTGAAGGGCATACAGTAGCTTAAAAAGGCGGCTCTGCTGCGGGTGCTGGGCAATTTGTTGGGCAGCGGTGGCAATGGTAGAAGTCGTTGGGGTCACAGGTTGGCCAAACGTCCCTCGGTACTGCATTGTAGCCAATTTTCCTAGACAGTGGTTTAATCCTGCTGATGGCCAAGGGAGGGTGAGGGCTTCTGCTAGGATTGGGAGAGTTTAGGGGTGACAGAACAACGGTGAGAGCGCTTTTCCATCGTTTGCAGCAGCGTCTCAATGAGATTGTGGTTGGTCAAGGGGCGATCGCCCAAGGATTAATTGTGGCTCTCCTCGCCGAAGGCCACGTCATCCTTGAGGGGGTGCCGGGCACTGCCAAAACCCTGCTGGTCAAGCTCCTCGCTCGCCTGATTGCAGCGGAATTTCGCCGTATCCAACTCACCCCCGATGTTCTCCCCGCTGATATTCTCGGTACGAGCATTTTTGACTTCAACAGTCGCACATTTCGCCTGCGCAAGGGGCCAATTTTTACCCAAGTACTGCTGGCGGATGAAATTAACCGCACACCGCCCAAAACCCAAGCGGCTCTCCTAGAAGCGATGGAAGAACGGCAGGTGACCCTCGACGGCACTACCCTCGCCCTCCCTGGTTTATTTTGGACAGTGGCCACCCAAAACCCCTTGGAATTTGAGGGAACCTATCCCTTGCCCGAGGCCCAACTGGATCGCTTTCTTGTGAAGCTGGTGGTGTCCTATCCAGAGCCAAACGCTGAACGGCAAATGCTGGAAAATGCCCTTGCAGGCTTTGAAGCCCGCGATCTCGATCAACTCAATTTGGAGCCCTTGATTACCGTAGAGCAAGTTTTGGCAGCACGACAGCAGGTGCGGCAAGTCCATGTGGAGCCGGTGGTGCTAGATTATCTTTTGGCGTTGGTGCAGGCCAGTCGTCAACATCCCGAACTCCTTTTGGGGGCTTCCCCACGGGCGGCAGTGGGCTGGCTACGTGCTACCCAAGCCCAGGCCTGGCTAGCGGATCGCCCCTACGTCACTCCTGAGGATGTGAAGGCGATCGCCATCCCCCTACTGCAACACCGTTTGATCCTCAAGCCCGAGGCCCAGTTAGACGGCACCACGCTGCCCCAAGTGATCCAAAGTATTCTTGCCAAAGTTG
Proteins encoded in this window:
- the psbP gene encoding photosystem II reaction center PsbP; protein product: MLQRFFVTVLAIFVVLLGGCSATSGLQAYVDSYDGYEFLYPRGWVQVQAKDPVDVVFHDIIETTENVSVVVNPVSSTKSLEELGSPEEVGDRLLRNIIAPSESGRSSALIAATSQKADDKTYYILEYAVTLPGDGNNAQQRHNLSSIAVSRGKVYTLSVSAPEERWPKVEDQFKTIVSSFSVY
- a CDS encoding MoxR family ATPase; amino-acid sequence: MRALFHRLQQRLNEIVVGQGAIAQGLIVALLAEGHVILEGVPGTAKTLLVKLLARLIAAEFRRIQLTPDVLPADILGTSIFDFNSRTFRLRKGPIFTQVLLADEINRTPPKTQAALLEAMEERQVTLDGTTLALPGLFWTVATQNPLEFEGTYPLPEAQLDRFLVKLVVSYPEPNAERQMLENALAGFEARDLDQLNLEPLITVEQVLAARQQVRQVHVEPVVLDYLLALVQASRQHPELLLGASPRAAVGWLRATQAQAWLADRPYVTPEDVKAIAIPLLQHRLILKPEAQLDGTTLPQVIQSILAKVAVPR
- a CDS encoding glycogen/starch/alpha-glucan phosphorylase; this encodes MTSLIPPGCPTVLTEDDRTGTSIETLRRAFMDNLFFIQGRFPEVATKNDYYLALAYTVRDRLLLRWLNSAKTYRDQESRTVCYLSAEFLLGPHLGNNLINLGLYEAVEEAMRQTGLNLKELLDQEEEPGLGNGGLGRLAACYMDSLATLEIPAIGYGIRYEYGIFDQEIRDGWQVEITDKWLRYGNPWEIPRPELILQVKFGGYTYSYTDDQGRYRVVWQPHQVIQGVAYDTPILGYKVNTANLLRLWRAEAVESFDFQAFNTGDYYGAVNQKIASENITKVLYPNDEQLQGKELRLMQQYFFCSCALQDMIRLYKQSGKQDLSRFHEKFTVQLNDTHPAISVAELMRLFVDEHLMPWEQAWDITRRTFAYTNHTLLPEALEKWPLDLFGSLLPRHLQIIYEINRRFLDEVRLQYPGDNDRLRRLSIIDESDCRYVRMAHLAAVGSHAINGVAALHSELLKKTVLKDFYELTPEKFSNKTNGVTPRRWMVLSNPRLTRLITERIGEDWLKHLDQLRQLEPLAEDAEFAAQWQSVKHGNKERLAEYIRDRLGVTVDPHSLFSILVKRIHEYKRQHLCVLNVITLYQMLKDNPQLEMVPQTFIFGGKAAPGYYMAKLIIKLINSVAEVINRDPAVRDRLRVVFLPNYSVTLGQQVYPAADLSQQISTAGYEASGTGNMKFALNGALTIGTLDGANVEIREEVGAENFFLFGHTVEQLQELWRNGYRPWEFANSNPRLKRVLDLIASGYFSHGDTELFRPLVQHLWQNDRYCLLADYQSYVDCHQRVLQVYQQDQAQWAKMSILNVARMGKFSSDRAIREYCQDIWHVQPVKVVLPATSYLTSPGQ
- a CDS encoding exopolysaccharide biosynthesis protein; its protein translation is MAKLSTDLEYAFLSPVPSPRHGEVLTQPLVSLAEIVQLAGERTFGFLLAVLSLPSALPIPAPGYATPFGIVLLLLGWQLLVGASVPWLPPWLLKRTMPRSQMQKIVRTALPWLRRIELISRPRWRFICTTRGGRLGLGVTVSLMAISMILPIPGTNTIPAMGIFTIGFGLLDDDGLISLAGVVISLIGLAVTTSILIALAWGGNSLLDVLKAWLHL
- a CDS encoding DUF6464 family protein codes for the protein MATPSDLPTELHLINPRRSLGQVYLDWTPQPGCHVDHEGETYTVLERRHRYRFRGGRYQLEKIALYVQPSDTLSDRHLVNGQWVIGDPSCRWNALSPLLRCAVNPQGSCQACRDYQPREP